TTTGTCGAAGGCGTTGGATCGAGGTACGATGCAAGCTTCAAAAATTGCGGGTACGCCTTATATGCCGCCCGAATTGTTTCGTAATAGCGATGTTTCGACTAAGTGGGATGTCTGGTCATTGGGGGTGATGATTGTAGAAATGTTGACGGGGCATTTTCCGTTTGAAGCAGATGGTAATGTAAATACTGACGTGATGATTAAAGAATTGGAGCGTAAAATCCAGAGGGAGAATCCTAATTTACAGGGGGTTCCTAGTGAATGGATTGATATTATCAAGGGTTGTTTGGTGAAGGATCATGCTCGGCGTTGGGTGGCGGCGGATGTATTGAAGGCATTGGATTCAATGGTTGGATCGGCTCTTCAAAATAAACCACGGACTATTCCTCAACCCAATCCAAGTTCACAAAAAACTACACCTGTCCATGCCAGCCCCTCTCGTTCTAATGGATTGTGGGGGACGGCTATAACTATCGGGCTGTTTTCTGGTGCTGGTTTTATCATTTGGCAAATTACAAAACCTGTAAACTCACCGCCCATTATTAGTTCGCCATCTCCTACTTCCACCCCATCTTCAGAACCACCATCAGTTATTCCCACGATAACTAGCTCACCTTCTCAAAATGAGACAGTTTCTAGTAAGACTGCGACAGATTTTTTTGATGATGGAAAGAAAAAACGCGCTGAGAAAGATTTTAAAGGAGCGATCGCCGACTACAACAAAGCTATCCGCCTCAAGCCTGATTTTGCTGTGGCTTACCTTAGTCGCGGTAATGCGAAGAATGATTTAGGAGACAAGCAAGGAGCGATCGCTGACTACAACGAACTCATCCGCCTCAAGCCTTATTTTGCTTATGCTTACAACATTCGCGGGGCAGCGAAGTATGATTTAGGAGACAAACAAGGAGCGATCGCCGACTTCACAGAATCAATTCGCCTAAAAAATCCTGAATTGCATTTGCCTTACACCAATCGCGGGGCAGCAAAGGATGATTTAGGAGACAAACAAGAAGCGATCGCCGACTACAACGAAGCCATCCGCCTCAAGCCTGATTATGCTGATGCTTACTACAATCGCGGGAATGCGAATGCGAAGTCTGAATTAGGAGACAAACAAGGAGCGATCGCCGACTACAACGAAGCCATCCGCCTCAAGCCTGATTATGCTAAGGCTTACAACAATCGCGGGTTAGTGAAGTCTGAATTAGGAGACAAACAAGGAGCGATCGCCGACTACAACGAAGCCATCCGCCTCAAGCCTGATCATGCTAATGCTTATTACAATCGAGGGAATGCGAAGTCTGAATTAGGAGACAAACAAGGAGCGATCGCCGGCTTCAACGAAGCCATCCGCCTCAAGCCTGATTATGCTAATCCTTACTACGGTCGCGGGATTGCGAAGTCTGAATTAGGAGACAAACAAGGAGCGATCGCCGACTTCAACGAAGCCATCCGCCTCAAGCCTGATTATGCTAATCCTTACTACGGTCTTGGGTTAATTAAAAAAAAACGAGGAGAGCAGCAAGAAGCATTGGCAGATTTTCGGAAAGCATCAGAACTCTATCAACAGCAAGGGAATATAGAATGGTATAACAAATCTCTTGATAAGATTAGAGAACTAGGAGGCTAGAGAAAGAAAAAGGAAAAAGTTTGAAATAGAGATTGACTGAGAATTTAGGAGATTAACCCATGAATATGACACAACAAGAACTATTCAAAGCATTCGAGTCATTACCCACCAAAACCCAACGCCAAGCCCTAAACTTCATCGCCTTCTTGCAACAAACATACGCCCCAGCAATCAAACCACAAAAAACAGAAATTGACTGGACAAACGATCCTTTTATAGGTAAGTGGCAAGAGCGTCAAGATATGGACGACTGCACAACATGGGTACGCAATATTCGGAACAACGAGTGGTCATAATGCATGGAACTATTTCTTCTTGCTAAACCAAAGCTCCAAATCTGCAAGACTCTGAAAATCCAAAATCGCTTCAGCAAGACTTTCTAAGCGAGGGATATGTAATCGCGTAATTCTAGTATGCAGCTTTGGCGGCAAAGTTCCAAACTTGTGGGTTAGCAATCTTAAAACAATCGCAACTAAACCTTCCTTGCGACCCTCTTGGCGACCTTCTTGACGACCTTCTTGGCGACCTTCACGAAGAATTGCTTGATATGTTACAGACTCGCGCATGATATCTCTCCTCAAAATTTGCTTAATGATATTTTCTTCTAAAACCAAACCAGCCAAAACAAAAGTTGCGGCTCCAATAGTTTGACGTGTTTTTTGCTCAGGGATGTCATCAATTTTT
This window of the Pseudanabaena sp. BC1403 genome carries:
- a CDS encoding serine/threonine-protein kinase codes for the protein MQPDENFWKKCEGEQIANAYELEQLLGCGAFGGVFRAVQIANGKRLNKRVAVKLMLSGTIQLEELNFALDLPSHQNLVQHFAGNNVEIRGFPMFYLVMELADCSLADFVKKRGGRISSVEAKAIVRDIAQGLKFLHELDVGNSQDKRYVHRDLKLLNVLQVGGIWKIADFGLSKALDRGTMQASKIAGTPYMPPELFRNSDVSTKWDVWSLGVMIVEMLTGHFPFEADGNVNTDVMIKELERKIQRENPNLQGVPSEWIDIIKGCLVKDHARRWVAADVLKALDSMVGSALQNKPRTIPQPNPSSQKTTPVHASPSRSNGLWGTAITIGLFSGAGFIIWQITKPVNSPPIISSPSPTSTPSSEPPSVIPTITSSPSQNETVSSKTATDFFDDGKKKRAEKDFKGAIADYNKAIRLKPDFAVAYLSRGNAKNDLGDKQGAIADYNELIRLKPYFAYAYNIRGAAKYDLGDKQGAIADFTESIRLKNPELHLPYTNRGAAKDDLGDKQEAIADYNEAIRLKPDYADAYYNRGNANAKSELGDKQGAIADYNEAIRLKPDYAKAYNNRGLVKSELGDKQGAIADYNEAIRLKPDHANAYYNRGNAKSELGDKQGAIAGFNEAIRLKPDYANPYYGRGIAKSELGDKQGAIADFNEAIRLKPDYANPYYGLGLIKKKRGEQQEALADFRKASELYQQQGNIEWYNKSLDKIRELGG
- a CDS encoding DUF2281 domain-containing protein; the encoded protein is MNMTQQELFKAFESLPTKTQRQALNFIAFLQQTYAPAIKPQKTEIDWTNDPFIGKWQERQDMDDCTTWVRNIRNNEWS